One Kribbella sp. NBC_00662 genomic region harbors:
- a CDS encoding M13 family metallopeptidase, with the protein MTAGIDSSEAAAAVRPQDDLYRFVNGTWLAEHEIPADKAIHGAFHALWDTAEQDVRAIVEKTAAARHPEGSEPRKIADLYTSFMDTETIERLGAEPIADQLALVRDAKDLSGLVSVLGQLELQGVPGVFHYWVDADAKKSDENIVHLTQGGLSLPDESYYHDDNFAEIRSAYVAHVAKLLELAGLPDPAGSAARILELETRIADGHWDRVKDRDVQLTYNKLDRAGLEELTPGFDWSTWLAGAGVPESAFAQVVVREPDFLTAAAAALQEVELDRWKEWLSWRIVHSAAPLLSQAFVDENFAFYGKTLTGAPELRERWKRGVGAVEQSLGEALGKLYVAEHFPPSAKARMVDLVQNLVAAYRQRIEALDWMSPETRQRALDKLGTFVPKIGYPDEWKDYSALEVDPADLFGNVRRSVAVETARDLAKLGQPVDRNEWKMTPQTVNAYYNPRMNEIVFPAGILQPPFFDLDADDATNYGAIGAVIGHEIGHGFDDQGSRYDGDGNLNDWWTDEDRAAFEQRTDKLVAQYDALEPAETPGQKVNGKLTLGENIGDLGGLSIAYVAYELSQAGAEPDEAGSERFFTAWAHAWATKTRPEEAARRLTIDPHSPPEFRCNAVVKNIDAFHTTYDVQEGDGMWLAPEDRVRIW; encoded by the coding sequence ATGACAGCAGGAATCGACAGCTCGGAGGCGGCCGCCGCCGTGCGGCCGCAGGACGACCTGTACCGGTTCGTGAACGGGACGTGGCTGGCTGAGCACGAGATTCCCGCGGACAAGGCGATCCACGGCGCGTTCCACGCGCTCTGGGACACCGCGGAGCAGGACGTCCGGGCGATCGTCGAGAAGACCGCCGCGGCCCGCCACCCCGAGGGCAGCGAGCCGCGGAAGATCGCCGACCTCTACACGAGCTTCATGGACACCGAGACGATCGAGCGGCTGGGCGCCGAGCCGATCGCCGACCAGCTCGCGCTGGTCCGCGACGCCAAGGACCTGTCCGGCCTGGTCTCGGTCCTCGGGCAGCTCGAGCTGCAGGGCGTGCCCGGCGTCTTCCACTACTGGGTCGACGCCGACGCCAAGAAGTCCGACGAGAACATCGTCCACCTCACCCAGGGCGGCCTCAGCCTGCCCGACGAGTCGTACTACCACGACGACAACTTCGCCGAGATCCGTTCGGCGTACGTCGCGCACGTGGCGAAGCTGCTCGAGCTCGCCGGACTGCCCGACCCGGCCGGGTCCGCTGCGCGGATCCTGGAGCTGGAGACCCGGATCGCCGACGGCCACTGGGACCGGGTGAAGGACCGCGATGTCCAGCTGACCTACAACAAGCTCGACCGGGCCGGGCTCGAGGAGCTCACGCCGGGTTTCGACTGGTCGACCTGGCTGGCAGGCGCGGGTGTGCCGGAGAGCGCGTTCGCACAGGTTGTCGTGCGTGAGCCGGACTTCCTGACCGCGGCCGCGGCCGCTCTCCAAGAGGTCGAGCTGGACCGGTGGAAGGAGTGGCTGAGCTGGCGGATCGTGCACAGCGCGGCGCCGCTGCTGAGCCAGGCGTTCGTCGACGAGAACTTCGCCTTCTACGGCAAGACTCTCACCGGTGCGCCCGAGCTGCGTGAGCGCTGGAAGCGCGGCGTCGGCGCGGTCGAGCAGTCGCTCGGCGAGGCTCTCGGCAAGCTGTATGTCGCCGAGCACTTCCCGCCCTCCGCGAAGGCCCGCATGGTCGACCTGGTGCAAAACCTGGTCGCGGCGTACCGGCAGCGGATCGAGGCGCTGGACTGGATGAGCCCGGAGACGCGGCAGCGGGCGCTCGACAAGCTCGGGACGTTCGTGCCGAAGATCGGGTATCCGGACGAGTGGAAGGACTACTCCGCTCTCGAGGTCGACCCGGCCGACCTGTTCGGCAACGTGCGCCGTTCGGTCGCGGTGGAGACCGCGCGGGACCTGGCCAAGCTCGGTCAGCCCGTCGACCGCAACGAGTGGAAGATGACACCGCAGACGGTCAACGCGTACTACAACCCGCGGATGAACGAGATCGTCTTCCCGGCCGGCATCCTGCAGCCGCCGTTCTTCGACCTCGACGCCGACGACGCGACCAACTACGGCGCGATCGGCGCGGTGATCGGGCACGAGATCGGCCACGGCTTCGACGACCAGGGCTCGCGGTACGACGGCGACGGCAACCTCAACGACTGGTGGACCGACGAGGACCGCGCCGCCTTCGAGCAGCGCACCGACAAGCTCGTCGCGCAGTACGACGCCCTCGAGCCGGCCGAGACGCCCGGCCAGAAGGTCAACGGCAAACTCACGCTCGGCGAGAACATCGGCGACCTGGGCGGACTGTCGATCGCCTACGTGGCGTACGAGCTGTCCCAGGCCGGCGCCGAGCCGGATGAGGCCGGCAGCGAGCGCTTCTTCACAGCCTGGGCGCACGCCTGGGCCACGAAGACCCGACCGGAGGAAGCCGCTCGACGGCTGACCATCGACCCGCATTCACCGCCGGAGTTCCGCTGCAACGCGGTGGTGAAGAACATCGACGCCTTCCACACCACGTACGACGTCCAAGAGGGCGACGGCATGTGGCTGGCCCCCGAGGATCGCGTCCGCATCTGGTGA
- a CDS encoding LuxR C-terminal-related transcriptional regulator, with amino-acid sequence MDEVSAREAEVLEALAGHRSNAQIARALHISVRTVESHVSSLLRKYGVSDRRELADLVGSRGGVGMSRGPGMSGLPAGRTSFVGRSTETTAVQEALGRSRLVTLLGPGGMGKTRLAAVVAAEIGAAGAFVDLVPVRDGLVTRAVATALGLTERPPQSLEQVLIEHLQQGRWLLVLDNCEHLVDEVAVLAERLLRTCPEVTILATSRERLGVPAEATVLLPPLDAAIELFTDRARAVDPAFAASADDLAEICARLDGMPLAIELAAARIGSLGADGLEAALDDRLRLLAGGRGVDARHRSLAAVIGWSYELLDDQERLLFRRLSIYVGGFDLDAASATSPELGRGEVADLLGRLTDKSLAVRRGSRWRLLETIREFAREQLTEDELTTAQARCLRWATDTAATLESRLDTTDWQQPYDDVAADLRAALTTIAPTAAAGAPTGGALDGTGGVSGQVGVATDRAGVGADLAGEVQGVGGHRLARGLGHLGFARREFREAIGYYRVAAELAGDGVAAALDLRSAADATLAISDAETGVRLLLDAADRAVADGNVRATMLALAVIAANRYPTGSLYDLSKERSQELLQQAVDSARPGDPHVTALLATAKAWEHGGRRIGADPDLAQAAVDAARRTGDPVLIAGALDALTVAAGNAGRLRDARSYAVERMRLVGLLPRHEPYAAAEIIDAFHVAPTTATAVGDLPAALAAVGAPDDPVGDHPYISLPRMIRVCALTGQFDACVEQADALWERWQGAGAPPIEWMASALSAAAMVHGLRADGLFDVWQSRALEVARCTDVEDAPWLAAPYTFAQARVAVQHGAVQHEDVQQAESVVRRAFADFSERWWAPYARAAAAELAVVANLPDAPELLVATAPEAAENDWAAACLARATARSTGDLDGLLPAAEAFERIGAHFERAYTLTLHPDHASEARRQLAAFQVPGP; translated from the coding sequence GTGGATGAGGTGTCGGCGCGTGAGGCTGAAGTGCTGGAGGCGTTGGCCGGGCATCGGTCGAACGCGCAGATCGCGCGGGCACTGCACATCTCCGTCCGTACGGTCGAGAGTCACGTGTCGTCGTTGCTTCGGAAGTACGGTGTGAGCGACCGGCGCGAGCTCGCCGATCTGGTTGGATCGCGCGGCGGCGTCGGGATGAGCCGCGGGCCGGGGATGAGTGGGCTGCCCGCGGGGCGGACCAGCTTTGTCGGGCGTTCCACGGAGACGACGGCGGTTCAGGAGGCGCTCGGGCGGTCCCGGCTAGTGACGCTGCTCGGGCCGGGTGGGATGGGCAAGACGCGGCTGGCGGCTGTTGTAGCTGCCGAGATTGGCGCAGCTGGGGCGTTCGTCGACCTGGTTCCGGTTCGGGACGGGCTCGTGACTCGCGCGGTGGCGACGGCACTTGGGCTTACGGAGCGGCCGCCGCAGAGTCTGGAGCAGGTTCTGATCGAGCACCTGCAGCAGGGGCGGTGGCTGCTCGTCCTCGACAACTGCGAGCACCTGGTCGACGAGGTCGCCGTACTGGCGGAGCGCCTGCTGCGCACCTGTCCTGAGGTGACGATTCTCGCGACCAGCCGGGAGCGGCTGGGTGTTCCGGCGGAGGCGACTGTGCTGCTGCCGCCGTTGGACGCTGCGATCGAGCTGTTCACCGACCGGGCGCGGGCTGTGGACCCGGCGTTCGCCGCATCGGCCGACGACCTCGCGGAGATCTGCGCGCGGCTGGACGGGATGCCGCTCGCCATCGAGCTCGCCGCGGCGAGGATCGGTTCGCTCGGGGCGGACGGGCTGGAGGCGGCGCTCGACGACAGACTCCGGCTGCTGGCGGGCGGACGTGGCGTCGACGCTCGGCACCGGTCGCTGGCTGCGGTGATCGGTTGGAGCTACGAGCTGTTGGACGACCAGGAGCGGCTGCTGTTCCGGCGGCTCTCGATCTACGTCGGAGGGTTTGACCTGGACGCCGCCAGCGCGACCAGCCCCGAGCTCGGGCGCGGGGAGGTGGCGGACCTGCTCGGCCGGCTGACCGACAAGAGCCTCGCCGTACGCCGGGGATCGCGCTGGCGACTGCTGGAGACCATCCGGGAGTTCGCCCGCGAGCAACTGACCGAGGACGAACTGACCACCGCACAGGCCCGCTGCCTCCGCTGGGCCACCGACACCGCCGCCACCCTCGAGAGCCGCCTGGACACCACCGACTGGCAGCAGCCGTACGACGACGTCGCGGCCGACCTCCGAGCCGCCCTCACCACAATCGCCCCGACAGCCGCGGCGGGCGCCCCGACTGGCGGGGCGCTGGACGGGACGGGCGGGGTGTCTGGCCAGGTGGGTGTGGCGACGGACAGGGCGGGTGTGGGGGCTGACCTGGCGGGTGAGGTGCAGGGGGTGGGTGGGCATCGGTTGGCGCGGGGGTTGGGGCATCTGGGGTTTGCTCGGCGGGAGTTTCGGGAGGCGATCGGGTACTACCGGGTGGCGGCTGAGCTGGCGGGGGATGGGGTGGCTGCGGCGTTGGATTTGCGGTCGGCTGCTGATGCGACGCTCGCGATTTCGGATGCGGAGACCGGGGTGCGGCTGCTGTTGGACGCGGCCGACCGGGCAGTTGCTGATGGCAACGTTCGGGCGACGATGCTGGCGCTGGCCGTGATCGCCGCCAACCGGTATCCGACCGGCTCGCTCTACGACCTCTCCAAGGAGCGCAGCCAGGAGCTGCTCCAGCAGGCTGTGGACAGCGCTCGGCCCGGCGATCCACACGTGACTGCTTTGCTCGCGACAGCCAAGGCCTGGGAGCACGGCGGACGACGGATCGGCGCTGACCCGGACCTCGCGCAAGCTGCCGTCGACGCAGCCCGGCGGACCGGTGATCCGGTGCTGATCGCGGGTGCGCTCGACGCGCTGACGGTCGCCGCCGGGAACGCGGGACGCCTGCGCGACGCACGCTCGTACGCCGTGGAGCGGATGCGGTTGGTGGGGCTGCTGCCGCGGCACGAGCCGTACGCCGCGGCCGAGATCATCGACGCCTTCCACGTCGCGCCGACGACGGCGACCGCGGTTGGTGACCTGCCTGCGGCGCTTGCGGCCGTGGGTGCGCCGGATGATCCGGTCGGCGACCATCCGTACATCTCGCTGCCGCGCATGATTCGAGTCTGTGCGCTGACCGGGCAGTTCGACGCCTGCGTGGAGCAGGCGGACGCGCTCTGGGAACGTTGGCAAGGTGCGGGTGCGCCGCCGATCGAGTGGATGGCATCTGCCCTGTCCGCGGCCGCGATGGTGCACGGTCTGCGCGCCGACGGCTTGTTCGACGTCTGGCAGTCACGTGCGTTGGAGGTAGCCCGCTGCACGGATGTGGAGGACGCCCCCTGGCTGGCCGCTCCGTACACGTTCGCGCAGGCACGAGTCGCCGTCCAGCACGGGGCAGTCCAGCACGAGGACGTCCAGCAGGCCGAGTCGGTCGTACGGCGCGCCTTCGCGGACTTCTCTGAGCGCTGGTGGGCGCCGTACGCACGCGCCGCCGCCGCAGAGCTCGCCGTGGTCGCCAACCTGCCCGACGCACCCGAGCTCCTCGTCGCCACCGCACCGGAGGCGGCCGAGAACGACTGGGCCGCCGCATGCCTCGCTCGAGCCACGGCGCGGTCCACAGGCGACCTGGACGGGCTTCTCCCAGCCGCCGAGGCCTTCGAACGCATCGGCGCCCACTTCGAGCGCGCTTACACCCTCACCCTCCACCCTGACCACGCCTCCGAAGCCCGCCGGCAACTCGCGGCGTTCCAGGTGCCCGGTCCGTAG
- a CDS encoding aminopeptidase P family protein: MTENTADTTDGAAPKTASHDNEPSPKLRAFMNSGWADSERHDLALSDVGVWAAKRRDALSQAFPGERLVIPAGTYKVRSNDTDYVFRPHTDYVWLTGNQTSDAVLVLEPNGTSGHDSVLYFRPRADRSQGEEFWRDRMYGELWAGRRPSLTETAKEFGIETRHIDQLADALKGDVPTRVRRDEDEWLTSQLTGARTDQLNDGGLAATLSELRLVKDAYELEQLRDAVAITHRGFSDVLAEMDKVRQYGERWIEGTFWRRARAEGNDVGYTSIAAAGPHATTLHWIENDGPVNDGTLMLLDMGVENRQLYTADITRTLPVNGEFTPRQRDLYQLVLDAQNAGIAALKPGAAFRAGHEAAMEVIVHGLDAMELLPVSAEEALDPESRLYQRYTLHGVSHMLGLDVHDCSDARSEAYRQGTVQPGYVLTVEPGLYFQSDDLTVPEDLRGIGIRIEDDVLITADGTENLSDAMPRTVEGLQDWMAS, translated from the coding sequence ATGACCGAGAACACCGCTGACACCACCGATGGCGCTGCCCCGAAGACTGCTTCCCACGACAACGAGCCCAGCCCGAAGCTGCGCGCGTTCATGAACTCGGGGTGGGCCGACTCGGAGCGCCACGATCTCGCGCTGAGCGATGTCGGGGTGTGGGCGGCGAAGCGGCGGGACGCGTTGTCGCAGGCGTTCCCGGGTGAGCGCCTCGTCATCCCGGCCGGCACCTACAAGGTCCGCTCGAACGACACCGACTACGTCTTCCGGCCGCACACCGACTACGTCTGGCTGACCGGCAACCAGACCTCCGACGCCGTCCTGGTCCTGGAGCCGAACGGCACCAGCGGCCACGACTCGGTCCTGTACTTCCGCCCCCGCGCCGACCGGTCGCAGGGCGAGGAGTTCTGGCGCGACCGGATGTACGGCGAGCTCTGGGCCGGCCGACGTCCGTCGCTGACCGAGACCGCGAAGGAGTTCGGCATCGAGACCCGCCACATCGACCAGCTCGCCGACGCGCTCAAGGGCGACGTACCGACCCGCGTACGACGCGACGAGGACGAGTGGCTCACGTCGCAGCTGACCGGTGCCCGGACCGACCAGCTGAACGACGGGGGGCTGGCCGCGACGCTGTCGGAGCTGCGGCTGGTCAAGGACGCGTACGAGCTCGAGCAGCTGCGGGACGCGGTCGCGATCACGCACCGCGGGTTCTCCGACGTACTCGCGGAGATGGACAAGGTCCGGCAGTACGGCGAGCGCTGGATCGAGGGCACGTTCTGGCGCCGGGCACGGGCCGAGGGCAACGATGTTGGCTACACGTCGATCGCGGCCGCCGGTCCGCACGCGACCACACTGCACTGGATCGAGAACGACGGCCCGGTGAACGACGGCACGCTGATGCTGCTCGACATGGGTGTGGAGAACCGACAGCTGTACACCGCCGACATCACCCGCACGCTGCCGGTCAACGGCGAGTTCACGCCGCGCCAGCGCGACCTGTACCAGTTGGTGCTCGACGCGCAGAACGCCGGGATCGCAGCGCTGAAGCCGGGTGCTGCGTTCCGCGCCGGGCACGAGGCGGCGATGGAGGTCATCGTGCACGGCCTGGACGCCATGGAACTGCTGCCCGTGTCGGCCGAGGAGGCGCTCGACCCGGAGAGCCGCCTGTACCAGCGCTACACCCTGCACGGTGTGAGTCACATGCTCGGCCTCGACGTCCACGACTGCTCCGACGCCCGCAGCGAGGCCTACCGCCAGGGCACCGTCCAGCCCGGCTACGTCCTCACGGTCGAGCCCGGCCTGTACTTCCAGTCCGACGACCTCACCGTCCCCGAAGACCTCCGCGGCATCGGCATCCGTATCGAGGACGACGTACTGATCACCGCCGACGGCACCGAGAACCTCTCCGACGCCATGCCCCGCACCGTCGAGGGCCTCCAGGACTGGATGGCTTCCTGA
- a CDS encoding DoxX family protein translates to MSTATTATRRVRPGVVGLWVVQVVLAVMFVMAGLPKLSGDPVMVDLFNAVGAGQWLRYVVGALELAGAIGLLVPRVCGLAALGLAMLLVGATLTNIVVLGASPAIPIAYLLVAAVIAWLRRASIQATARTLVRR, encoded by the coding sequence ATGAGTACGGCGACTACGGCGACGCGCAGGGTTCGGCCGGGTGTGGTGGGGCTGTGGGTGGTGCAGGTGGTGTTGGCGGTGATGTTTGTGATGGCCGGCCTGCCGAAGTTGAGTGGGGATCCGGTGATGGTCGATCTCTTCAACGCGGTCGGTGCCGGGCAGTGGTTGCGGTACGTGGTTGGGGCGCTTGAACTGGCCGGAGCGATCGGCCTGCTGGTGCCGCGGGTGTGCGGTCTTGCCGCGCTCGGTCTCGCGATGCTCCTGGTTGGCGCGACGCTCACCAACATCGTCGTGCTGGGTGCTTCGCCGGCGATTCCGATCGCGTACCTATTGGTCGCGGCCGTGATCGCCTGGCTCCGTCGGGCGTCGATCCAGGCGACGGCGCGAACGCTGGTGCGGCGATGA
- a CDS encoding phytanoyl-CoA dioxygenase family protein has protein sequence MLTSNGYVLDEQRLGQLVAVPFEERGDRSRLRSRLQRDGYLFLTGLLDPAVVREFREYYFGLTVAATDRATYRKVLFEEIVPGPEYAAFCAQPALKGWFEWFLGGTPFLHRRKIIRQTAPGENGIGTATQAHYDLVYLRDGTDQVLSAWIPLGDCPISRGGLTYLQGSHHRVLEEEAAGRLKRPAASITADLPALAEEYDADWLVADYAAGDVVVHTAHTVHAALDNVSTELRLSTDIRYQLADDAIDARWQNHWHDRDGL, from the coding sequence GTGCTGACGTCTAACGGATATGTGCTGGATGAGCAGCGGCTGGGGCAACTGGTCGCCGTACCGTTCGAAGAGCGTGGCGATCGGTCTCGGTTGCGGTCTCGGCTGCAGCGGGACGGGTACCTGTTCCTGACCGGGTTGCTGGACCCCGCGGTCGTGCGGGAGTTCCGCGAGTACTACTTCGGGTTGACGGTGGCGGCTACGGACAGGGCGACGTACCGGAAGGTGTTGTTCGAGGAGATCGTGCCCGGACCGGAGTACGCCGCCTTCTGTGCGCAGCCGGCGTTGAAGGGCTGGTTCGAGTGGTTCCTCGGCGGTACTCCGTTTCTGCATCGGCGCAAGATCATCCGGCAGACGGCGCCGGGCGAGAACGGCATCGGCACGGCGACGCAGGCGCACTACGACCTCGTGTACCTGCGGGACGGGACTGACCAGGTGCTGTCCGCGTGGATCCCGCTGGGCGACTGCCCGATCAGCCGCGGCGGCCTGACCTACCTGCAGGGCAGTCACCACCGGGTGCTCGAGGAGGAGGCTGCGGGACGACTCAAGCGACCTGCAGCGTCCATCACTGCGGACCTGCCGGCGCTGGCGGAGGAGTACGACGCCGATTGGCTGGTCGCCGACTACGCGGCCGGAGATGTGGTTGTCCACACCGCGCACACCGTGCACGCCGCCTTGGACAACGTGTCGACCGAGCTACGGTTGTCGACAGACATCCGGTACCAGCTCGCCGACGACGCCATCGACGCCCGGTGGCAGAACCACTGGCACGATCGGGACGGTTTGTGA
- a CDS encoding FAD-binding oxidoreductase, producing MTIAAFDGLLTRPGDPDYDSGRAVWNAMVDRRPALIAYCASTADVVAALRYGREAGLAIGVRGGGHSFLGLPVVEDGLLLDLSALNSVQVDPVRRRARVGGGALLGALDVASQRYGLATTAGNVSHTGVGGLTLGGGVGWLARAHGLTCDNVASYELVTADGAVLRVSETEHPDLFWALRGGGGSFGVVTAFEFRLHPVGTQALTFDVFYDLDDAGTALRGWRGLLADAPRQATPVARIGRRDEYGGGLIASVGYVWVGDVAEGRRLLAAYERIGKPIGRRITELSYLDLQTQSDDDERHALRRYCKGHYLRSLPDGAIDAFLASDNNPGARLTLCGGAVGDVPDGATAYSHRDALVEFTTGDDWSDPAEDEARITAARTYAAGLEPYTSGSYVNTIADEDPTAVKRAYSPEKLARLLEVKNTYDPDNVFTQTALHG from the coding sequence ATGACGATCGCGGCGTTCGACGGGCTCCTGACCCGGCCGGGGGATCCCGACTACGACTCCGGCCGGGCGGTCTGGAATGCGATGGTGGACCGTCGGCCGGCTCTGATCGCATACTGCGCGAGTACGGCGGACGTGGTTGCGGCACTGCGCTACGGCCGCGAGGCTGGGCTGGCGATCGGGGTTCGCGGCGGCGGGCACAGCTTCCTCGGGCTGCCCGTGGTGGAGGACGGCCTGCTGCTCGACCTGTCCGCCCTGAACTCGGTCCAGGTCGACCCGGTCCGTCGCCGGGCGCGGGTCGGCGGCGGGGCGCTGCTCGGCGCACTCGACGTCGCCAGTCAGCGGTACGGGCTGGCGACCACGGCCGGCAACGTCTCGCACACCGGCGTCGGCGGGCTCACGCTGGGCGGCGGGGTCGGTTGGCTGGCGCGAGCCCACGGGCTCACGTGCGACAACGTGGCGTCGTACGAACTGGTCACCGCGGACGGCGCCGTACTGCGGGTCAGCGAGACCGAGCACCCGGATCTGTTCTGGGCGTTGCGTGGTGGAGGCGGGAGCTTCGGTGTCGTGACCGCGTTCGAGTTCCGCCTGCATCCGGTCGGGACCCAGGCGCTGACCTTCGACGTGTTCTACGACCTGGACGATGCCGGTACGGCGCTCCGCGGCTGGCGTGGCCTGCTCGCGGACGCCCCGCGGCAGGCCACGCCGGTGGCCCGGATCGGTAGGCGGGACGAGTACGGCGGGGGTCTGATCGCGAGCGTCGGCTACGTGTGGGTCGGGGATGTCGCAGAGGGACGGCGACTGCTCGCGGCGTACGAACGGATCGGGAAACCGATCGGCCGGCGGATCACGGAGCTCAGCTACCTGGATCTGCAGACCCAGTCGGACGACGACGAACGGCACGCGCTCCGTCGCTACTGCAAGGGGCACTACCTACGGTCCTTGCCGGACGGCGCCATCGACGCGTTCCTTGCCTCGGACAACAATCCGGGGGCACGGTTGACGCTGTGCGGCGGCGCCGTCGGCGACGTGCCGGACGGTGCGACGGCGTACAGCCATCGCGATGCGCTGGTCGAGTTCACCACCGGGGACGACTGGAGCGATCCCGCCGAGGACGAAGCCCGCATCACCGCGGCACGAACCTACGCCGCGGGTCTCGAGCCCTACACCAGCGGGAGCTACGTCAACACGATCGCCGACGAGGATCCCACCGCCGTCAAGCGCGCCTACTCCCCGGAGAAACTCGCCCGTCTACTCGAGGTCAAGAACACCTACGACCCCGACAACGTCTTCACCCAAACCGCATTACACGGCTGA
- the panD gene encoding aspartate 1-decarboxylase, with the protein MWREMMKSKVHRATVTQADLHYVGSCTLDAELMDAADLLPGEKVDIVDITNGQRLSTYLIEGPRGSGVVGINGAAAHLIHPGDLVILIAYGMFDTAEAKVFEPSVVFVDEHNAITRIGSDPAEALPDSGTLRGDQLHTPR; encoded by the coding sequence ATGTGGCGGGAAATGATGAAGTCGAAGGTCCACCGGGCGACGGTGACGCAGGCGGATCTGCACTATGTCGGATCGTGCACGCTGGACGCGGAGCTGATGGATGCGGCCGATCTGCTGCCCGGCGAGAAGGTGGACATCGTCGACATCACCAACGGGCAGCGGCTGTCGACGTACCTGATCGAAGGGCCGCGCGGGTCCGGGGTGGTGGGGATCAACGGGGCCGCGGCGCACCTGATCCACCCGGGTGATCTGGTCATCCTGATCGCGTACGGGATGTTCGACACCGCCGAGGCGAAGGTCTTCGAACCGAGCGTAGTCTTCGTGGACGAGCACAATGCGATCACCCGCATCGGCTCCGACCCCGCCGAGGCGCTGCCCGACAGCGGCACGCTCCGCGGCGACCAACTGCACACCCCGCGTTGA
- a CDS encoding SMP-30/gluconolactonase/LRE family protein → MPVVVLGLVSTSAATAAPTTSFPTRIELPNGFQPEGIAIARGTAYFGSRADGDIYAADLRTGRGKVISQGPGTGSLGMKVDRFGRLFVAGAAGGNGRVIDTRTGKVLAGYTFTTATPTFVNDVILGKDAAYFTDSQQPVFYKVSLHRLSAEPQTIPLSGDYQHQPGNNANGISLTPDGRALIMVQSSTGFLLRVDPRTGVARRIDIGDELMTNGDGLLLIGRTLYVVQNRSNQISVIALNKSGTKGTVVDRITSTDFDVPTTAAAFGNRLYLPNARFTTPPTPTTPYWVTAVSRSRVR, encoded by the coding sequence GTGCCCGTCGTAGTGCTCGGGCTCGTGAGCACCTCGGCAGCAACCGCTGCCCCAACGACATCCTTCCCGACCCGCATCGAGTTGCCCAACGGGTTCCAGCCCGAAGGCATCGCGATCGCCCGCGGTACGGCGTACTTCGGCTCGCGGGCCGACGGAGACATCTACGCCGCCGATCTGCGGACCGGACGCGGCAAGGTGATCAGCCAGGGCCCGGGCACCGGCTCGCTCGGGATGAAAGTGGACCGCTTCGGCCGGCTCTTCGTCGCCGGCGCCGCCGGTGGAAACGGCCGGGTCATCGACACCCGCACCGGCAAGGTCCTGGCCGGCTACACGTTCACGACCGCGACACCGACCTTTGTGAACGACGTCATCCTCGGCAAGGACGCGGCGTACTTCACCGACTCGCAGCAGCCCGTCTTCTACAAGGTCTCGCTGCACCGGCTGAGCGCCGAGCCACAGACCATCCCGCTCAGCGGCGACTACCAGCACCAGCCCGGCAACAACGCGAACGGCATCTCACTCACGCCCGACGGCCGCGCGCTGATCATGGTCCAGTCGTCGACCGGCTTCCTGCTCCGGGTGGACCCACGGACCGGCGTGGCCCGGCGGATCGACATCGGCGACGAGCTGATGACCAACGGCGACGGTCTGCTGCTGATCGGCCGCACGCTGTACGTCGTCCAGAACCGCTCGAACCAGATCTCGGTCATCGCGCTGAACAAGTCCGGCACCAAGGGCACCGTGGTCGACCGCATCACCAGCACGGACTTCGACGTACCCACGACGGCCGCCGCCTTCGGGAACCGTCTCTACCTGCCGAACGCCCGCTTCACCACGCCGCCGACCCCGACCACGCCGTACTGGGTCACCGCGGTGAGCCGTTCCCGAGTGCGGTAG
- a CDS encoding HU family DNA-binding protein, producing MNRNELIAGVAHKAGIPRNQAEKVLDALGDVVTEAVQRGDKVSLTGLLSIERVLRAPRTGRNPQTGEPLSIPAGYSVRLSCGSRLKAAARGNLRTAS from the coding sequence GTGAACCGGAATGAACTGATCGCCGGCGTGGCACACAAGGCGGGCATCCCGCGGAACCAGGCCGAGAAGGTCCTCGACGCCCTCGGCGACGTCGTCACCGAGGCCGTGCAGCGCGGTGACAAGGTGTCGCTGACCGGCCTGCTCAGCATCGAGCGCGTCCTGCGCGCCCCGCGTACCGGCCGCAATCCGCAGACCGGTGAGCCGCTCTCGATCCCGGCCGGGTACTCCGTGCGCCTGTCGTGCGGAAGCCGCCTCAAGGCCGCGGCCCGGGGCAACCTCCGCACGGCGAGCTGA